A genomic window from Salvia splendens isolate huo1 chromosome 11, SspV2, whole genome shotgun sequence includes:
- the LOC121756013 gene encoding methyltransferase N6AMT1-like translates to MRPNIARIQLVSSHPEVYDPCDDSFALVDALLADRASLIDHRPSICMEIGCGSGYVITSLALLLEKECSGLYYIATDINPHATTVTHETLAAHGCSAEVVHTDIASGLERRLARSVDVMLVNPPYVPTPDAEVGCRGIASSWAGGEDGRRVIDRILPVADDLLSDKGWLYMVTLTANNPVELCVQMRKKGYASRIVLQRSTEEESLNIIKFWRDVDTLQEANECTEVEKTENGIGLGLPHFSPFSYWNYGNRTAN, encoded by the coding sequence ATGCGCCCCAACATAGCTCGAATTCAGCTCGTGAGTTCACACCCTGAGGTTTACGATCCGTGTGATGATTCGTTTGCATTGGTTGATGCATTGCTAGCCGATAGAGCTAGCCTAATCGACCACCGTCCGTCGATTTGTATGGAAATCGGCTGCGGTAGTGGCTACGTCATCACTTCGCTCGCTCTGCTGCTCGAGAAAGAGTGCTCTGGCTTGTACTACATTGCAACGGACATAAACCCCCACGCCACCACAGTGACGCACGAAACACTAGCAGCGCACGGGTGCTCTGCTGAGGTCGTGCACACGGATATTGCATCGGGGCTGGAGAGGCGCTTGGCCAGAAGTGTGGACGTGATGCTGGTGAACCCGCCTTATGTGCCGACTCCGGATGCAGAGGTTGGCTGCCGCGGAATCGCCTCCTCCTGGGCTGGGGGAGAGGATGGGAGGCGTGTTATCGATAGGATATTGCCGGTCGCGGATGACCTCCTGTCGGATAAGGGCTGGCTGTACATGGTTACACTCACTGCGAATAACCCCGTGGAATTGTGTGtacaaatgaggaagaaagggTATGCTTCTCGGATTGTCCTGCAGAGATCGACTGAAGAAGAGAGCCTCAACATCATCAAGTTCTGGCGGGATGTGGATACTTTGCAGGAGGCTAATGAGTGTACGGAAGTTGAGAAAACGGAGAATGGGATCGGGTTGGGATTGCCTCATTTTTCTCCGTTCTCGTATTGGAATTATGGGAACCGCACTGCAAACTAG
- the LOC121756014 gene encoding uncharacterized protein LOC121756014: MSDDDDFAACCGCCYICTCLIILVLPITLISLSLKTHNPRISVEDLYLPALNAAVPSNVTRLNTFLFIDLRLENAMHLNGLRYEAVNLTLSYAGAAVAEGAVAGFYQGMMKTARKAAVLRTRGMPWEDAFDRVSRGLTVDVAVEVAMAVKLRRCGVYMKRRVVLVEGVVSLDGSGEEVDERVVRLN, translated from the coding sequence ATGAGTGACGACGACGACTTCGCAGCATGCTGCGGCTGCTGCTACATCTGCACATGCCTCATCATCCTAGTCCTCCCCATCACCCTAATCTCCCTCAGCCTGAAAACCCACAACCCGAGGATCTCGGTCGAGGACCTCTACCTCCCGGCCCTCAACGCGGCCGTGCCCTCCAACGTCACGCGCCTCAACACCTTCCTATTCATCGACCTCCGCCTCGAAAACGCCATGCACCTCAACGGCCTCCGCTACGAGGCCGTCAACCTCACCCTCTCCTACGCCGGCGCCGCGGTGGCGGAGGGTGCCGTCGCCGGATTCTACCAGGGGATGATGAAGACGGCGAGGAAGGCCGCGGTGCTGCGGACGCGCGGGATGCCATGGGAGGACGCGTTTGATAGGGTATCGAGGGGGCTGACGGTGGACGTCGCGGTGGAGGTGGCGATGGCAGTGAAGCTGCGGCGGTGCGGGGTGTATATGAAGAGGAGGGTGGTGCTGGTGGAAGGGGTGGTGAGTTTGGATGGGTCTGGGGAGGAGGTGGATGAGAGGGTTGTGAGATTGAATTGa
- the LOC121755266 gene encoding pentatricopeptide repeat-containing protein At4g02750-like has translation MRFRYFHTTVVRSTWNRSTTNNAKINKFTDSDMVKCTIAIRNHLRSGRCDAALRLFNSMPRKCKVAYGTMISGCFSNGNVKLAHQLFDEMPVKGLVARNIMIKGYVKNNNLRAARQLFDQMSIKNVISWTTMLSGYVKNGSMDEAKRIFDRMPVKDIVSWTTMMSGYVKNGLMDEAKRVFDQMPIKDDISWNTILSGYAHNGLMDEARKVFDQMPVTDVVSWTTLMFGYVQNGSMDEAKKVFNQMPVKNVVSWNTMVSGYVQNGLIDEARKIFDQMPVKNVVSWNAMVSGNVQNGLMDDTMRVLDQMPVKHVLPWNTLMSGYVKNGLMDEAKRVFDRMPVKNVVSWNTLMSGYAKNGLMDEANRVFDRMPVKDVVSWTTMMSGYVKNGSMDDAKRVFDQMPVKDVVSWTTMVSGYVQNGSMAEANRIFDQMPVKNVVSWTTMMSGYAKNGLMDEAKRVFDQMPIKDDISWNTILSGYAHNGLMDEARKVFDEMPVTDVVSWTTLMFGYVQNGSMDEAKKVFNQMPVKNVVSWNTMVSGYVQNGLIDEARKIFDQMPTKNALSWNTMLFGYVQNGSLDEAKKVFDQMPVKDVMSLRTMISVYAHNGLMDNARGVFDQLFIKDDMSWKIILCGYAKNGSMDEARKVFDQMPHRDCMAWSSIIAGYNQNGDNEEALLMFTEAMNDREMLSASAFASVISACADIVAFELGKQIHGHVVKGGFANCKVENALVSMYCKCGSITEAYEIFERIEKKNVISWNTLIVGYARHGLGQEALQLFESMKLASKKPNDITMVGVLTACSHCGFVEKGKHYFYSMTEDHGIVSNLVHYSCLIDLLGRAGRLDEAHDLIKSMPFEPHAIIWRSLLGASKRHRNIILGEKAAEMLLFIDPWNSSVYVQLAHLYAASGRWEDVERIGLKRRDLGVVKTIAYSWVEVSNKTHKFSAGDFTHPESESICSFLEELYVRMKENGYVSLTKSVPYNVEEEEKHHSIKYHSERLAVAYGIMKTPSGRPVRVFKNLCSCEDCHVAMKLISKITGRSIILRDNNRFHHIAGGECNCGDYW, from the exons ATGCGTTTCAGATATTTCCACACCACTGTCGTACGCTCGACTTGGAACAGATCAACCACTAATAATGCCAAAATCAACAAATTTACAGACTCGGACATGGTGAAATGCACGATTGCTATCAGAAACCATTTGCGCAGTGGCCGATGTGACGCCGCATTGCGTTTATTCAACTCCATGCCTCGCAAATGCAAGGTCGCCTACGGCACTATGATATCTGGCTGCTTCTCCAATGGCAATGTTAAACTGGCCCATCAGCTGTTCGATGAAATGCCTGTCAAGGGTTTGGTGGCTCGGAATATAATGATCAAGGGATATGTTAAAAACAACAATCTCAGAGCTGCCCGGCAGCTATTTGATCAAATGTCTATCAAGAATGTTATCTCGTGGACTACAATGTTGTCTGGTTATGTGAAAAATGGTTCAATGGATGAGGCAAAAAGAATTTTTGATCGAATGCCGGTCAAGGATATTGTGTCGTGGACCACAATGATGTCTGGTTATGTGAAAAATGGGTTAATGGACGAGGCCAAGAGAGTTTTTGATCAAATGCCTATCAAGGATGATATCTCGTGGAACACAATTTTGTCTGGATATGCACACAATGGATTAATGGACGAGGCTAGGAAAGTTTTTGATCAAATGCCGGTGACGGATGTTGTGTCATGGACCACATTGATGTTTGGTTATGTGCAAAATGGGTCTATGGACGAGGCAAAAAAGGTTTTTAATCAAATGCCAGTTAAAAATGTTGTCTCGTGGAACACGATGGTGTCTGGGTACGTGCAAAATGGGTTAATCGACGAGGCTAGGAAAATTTTTGATCAAATGCCGGTCAAGAATGTTGTCTCGTGGAACGCGATGGTGTCTGGGAATGTGCAAAATGGGTTAATGGATGACACTATGAGAGTTTTGGATCAAATGCCAGTAAAGCATGTCTTGCCATGGAACACATTGATGTCTGGTTATGTGAAAAATGGATTAATGGACGAGGCGAAGAGAGTTTTTGATCGAATGCCGGTCAAGAATGTTGTGTCATGGAACACATTGATGTCTGGTTATGCGAAAAATGGGTTAATGGACGAGGCGAATAGAGTTTTTGATCGAATGCCGGTCAAGGATGTTGTGTCGTGGACCACAATGATGTCTGGTTATGTGAAAAATGGGTCAATGGACGATGCGAAGAGAGTTTTTGATCAAATGCCGGTCAAGGATGTTGTGTCGTGGACCACAATGGTGTCTGGCTATGTGCAAAATGGGTCCATGGCTGAGGCAAACAGAATTTTTGATCAAATGCCGGTCAAGAATGTTGTTTCGTGGACCACAATGATGTCTGGTTATGCGAAAAATGGGTTAATGGACGAGGCCAAGAGAGTTTTTGATCAAATGCCTATCAAGGATGATATCTCGTGGAACACAATTTTGTCTGGATACGCACACAATGGATTAATGGACGAGGCTAGGAAAGTTTTTGATGAAATGCCGGTGACGGATGTTGTGTCATGGACCACATTGATGTTTGGCTATGTGCAAAATGGGTCTATGGACGAGGCAAAAAAGGTTTTTAATCAAATGCCAGTTAAGAATGTTGTCTCGTGGAACACGATGGTGTCTGGGTACGTGCAAAATGGGTTAATAGACGAGGCTAGGAAAATTTTTGATCAAATGCCAACCAAGAATGCTCTCTCATGGAACACAATGTTGTTCGGGTATGTGCAAAATGGGTCATTAGATGAGGCGAAGAAAGTTTTTGATCAAATGCCGGTCAAGGATGTCATGTCATTGAGGACAATGATATCTGTTTATGCACATAATGGGTTAATGGACAACGCCAGGGGTGTGTTCGATCAATTGTTTATCAAGGATGATATGTCGTGGAAAATAATTTTGTGTGGATATGCAAAGAATGGATCAATGGATGAGGCTAGGAAAGTTTTTGATCAAATGCCACATAGAGATTGTATGGCGTGGTCCTCTATAATAGCTGGGTATAATCAAAATGGAGATAACGAAGAAGCGTTGCTTATGTTTACTGAAGCAATGAATGATCGGGAAATGTTAAGTGCATCTGCATTTGCTAGTGTTATAAGTGCGTGTGCAGATATTGTTGCTTTTGAGCTTGGAAAGCAAATTCACGGGCATGTTGTTAAGGGAGGATTCGCTAACTGCAAAGTGGAAAACGCTCTTGTTTCCATGTATTGCAAGTGTGGAAGCATCACTGAGGCATATGAGATTTTCGAGAGAATTGAAAAGAAGAATGTGATATCATGGAATACACTCATCGTTGGTTATGCAAGACATGGCTTAGGCCAAGAAGCTCTCCAACTTTTTGAGTCAATGAAACTAGCGTCTAAAAAACCTAATGACATTACCATG GTTGGAGTTTTAACGGCTTGCAGTCATTGTGGCTTCGTAGAAAAGGGAAAACATTATTTCTATTCCATGACCGAAGATCACGGCATAGTCTCAAATCTAGTGCACTATTCCTGTTTGATTGATCTTCTAGGTCGAGCTGGGCGCCTAGATGAAGCTCACGACCTAATAAAAAGCATGCCTTTTGAGCCACACGCGATTATATGGAGATCTCTCCTTGGTGCTAGCAAGAGACATAGAAATATAATACTGGGAGAAAAAGCTGCTGAGATGCTGTTGTTTATTGATCCATGGAACTCTTCGGTGTATGTTCAACTTGCTCATTTATATGCTGCTTCAGGTCGATGGGAAGATGTCGAGAGGATTGGATTAAAAAGGAGGGATTTGGGTGTTGTAAAAACGATTGCATATAGCTGGGTTGAAGTGTCAAACAAGACTCACAAATTTTCTGCTGGGGACTTCACTCATCCTGAGAGTGAAAGCATATGCTCTTTCTTGGAAGAGTTGTATGTTAGAATGAAAGAAAACGGGTATGTTTCATTGACAAAATCGGTGCCGTATAATGTGGAAGAGGAAGAAAAgcatcattcaatcaaatatcATAGTGAAAGGTTAGCTGTTGCTTATGGGATTATGAAGACACCAAGTGGAAGGCCTGTTCGTGTTTTCAAGAACTTGTGCAGCTGTGAGGACTGCCACGTTGCGATGAAACTCATATCCAAGATCACGGGAAGATCGATCATCTTACGTGATAATAATCGTTTTCACCACATTGCGGGTGGTGAATGTAATTGTGGAGACTATTGGTGA
- the LOC121754945 gene encoding bifunctional epoxide hydrolase 2-like: MENIKHCFVNVRGLNLHYAEIGTGPIVVFLHGFPEIWYSWRHQMTAVSGAGFRAIAPDFRGYGLSQPAPEPEKTTFKDMVDDLVVMLDLLEINKVVLVGKDFGAKVVYHFALVHPKRVAAVATLGVPFVVPPDPHAFRASHPKGFYVMRFREVGRAEKDFARFDVKTVIKKIYIMFTASELQVASEDQEIMDLVDASSPLPAWFTEEDLQVYAELYEKSGFETALQIPYRKWLEGYGVDELKIEAPGLLIMGEKDYALKFAGFDDYITSGMVKKNVPDLEIVFIPQGNHFVQEQLPNEVNSILIKFLNKHASTY, encoded by the exons ATGGAAAACATAAAGCACTGCTTTGTAAATGTTAGAGGCCTCAACCTTCATTATGCAGAAATTGGAACAG gTCCTATAGTAGTATTCCTGCATGGTTTTCCAGAGATTTGGTATTCATGGAGGCATCAGATGACAGCTGTTTCCGGCGCCGGATTCCGGGCGATAGCGCCGGATTTCCGGGGCTATGGCCTGTCTCAACCCGCGCCGGAACCCGAGAAAACAACTTTTAAGGATATGGTTGATGACCTGGTGGTGATGCTGGACCTTCTTGAGATCAATAAG GTTGTACTTGTAGGGAAAGACTTTGGTGCCAAGGTAGTTTACCATTTTGCCCTCGTCCACCCTAAAAGAGTGGCTGCAGTTGCTACACTAGGTGTCCCCTTCGTCGTCCCACCCGACCCTCACGCGTTCCGAGCTTCTCACCCGAAAGGATTCTACGTCATGAGATTCCGG GAAGTAGGGAGAGCTGAGAAAGATTTTGCACGATTCGACGTGAAAACGGTGATCAAGAAGATCTACATAATGTTCACAGCAAGTGAGCTCCAGGTGGCCTCTGAGGATCAAGAAATCATGGATTTGGTGGATGCATCGTCCCCGTTGCCCGCCTGGTTTACCGAGGAAGATCTTCAGGTGTACGCGGAGTTATACGAGAAATCCGGCTTCGAGACAGCACTCCAGATTCCATACAG GAAATGGTTGGAAGGGTATGGAGTTGATGAGCTGAAAATTGAAGCCCCAGGGCTGTTGATTATGGGAGAAAAGGATTATGCCTTGAAATTTGCAGGATTTGATGATTACATCACAAGTGGAATGGTGAAGAAAAATGTTCCAGATTTGGAGATTGTTTTCATACCTCAAGGAAATCATTTTGTTCAAGAACAGCTGCCTAATGAAGTTAACAGCATCCTTATAAAATTCCTCAACAAGCATGCATCAACCTACTAA